Proteins from a genomic interval of Thermoanaerobacterium thermosaccharolyticum DSM 571:
- a CDS encoding murein hydrolase activator EnvC family protein: MKEGRCRKIIFVFLISISLLTTSFPKADQLQDAKNKLNNIQSAISQNKNKQNQISSQKEDIQKEIQDLDMKLNDTTKQLNDAQAKLNDAIAKLNRAQQELDVAKKEEAKQKDVLKERVRAMYISGGETGYLDVLLSSKSFADFVTRLDMIKKLVGFDVNLLNSYQEQRKIVEDKTKQLALAKQDAENYKNQVEARKRDIQVALASREGFMRDLERQQALYEEQEKALLEQSKQLESTIAKLQSSNTVYSGGKLGWPVPSSSTITSPFGTRYHPILHEYITHTGIDIAASYGAAIVAAADGKVIYAGYYGGYGNAVIIDHGGGITTLYGHNSELLVTVGESVKRGQQIAKAGSTGLSTGPHCHFEVRKNGVPVNPMDWLK, from the coding sequence TTGAAGGAAGGAAGATGTAGAAAGATAATTTTTGTGTTTTTGATATCAATATCGCTTTTGACAACTTCATTTCCTAAAGCAGATCAACTGCAAGATGCAAAAAACAAACTTAATAATATTCAAAGTGCTATAAGTCAAAATAAGAATAAGCAAAACCAGATTTCAAGTCAAAAGGAAGATATACAAAAAGAAATTCAAGATTTAGACATGAAATTGAATGATACTACAAAGCAGCTAAATGATGCACAGGCAAAACTAAATGATGCAATTGCAAAATTAAATAGGGCACAGCAGGAACTTGATGTAGCTAAAAAAGAAGAGGCTAAGCAAAAAGATGTCTTAAAGGAAAGAGTTAGAGCAATGTACATAAGCGGAGGAGAGACGGGCTACCTAGATGTGCTTTTAAGCTCGAAAAGCTTCGCAGATTTTGTTACAAGGCTTGATATGATAAAGAAACTTGTTGGCTTTGATGTTAATCTTCTCAACTCTTACCAAGAGCAAAGAAAAATCGTTGAGGATAAAACGAAGCAGTTGGCTTTGGCGAAGCAAGATGCAGAAAATTATAAAAATCAGGTAGAAGCAAGAAAAAGAGATATACAGGTTGCTTTGGCTTCAAGAGAAGGATTTATGAGGGATTTAGAAAGACAGCAAGCACTTTACGAGGAACAAGAAAAAGCTCTATTAGAGCAGTCAAAGCAGCTTGAGAGTACCATAGCTAAGCTGCAGTCTTCCAATACGGTTTATTCAGGTGGAAAATTGGGCTGGCCTGTTCCAAGCAGTTCAACAATAACATCGCCATTTGGTACAAGGTATCATCCTATTTTGCATGAATACATAACGCACACAGGCATTGATATAGCAGCATCTTATGGCGCTGCCATTGTAGCTGCTGCTGATGGAAAAGTTATATACGCTGGATACTATGGTGGATACGGAAATGCTGTTATAATCGATCATGGTGGTGGCATAACTACATTGTATGGACATAACTCAGAGCTTTTGGTAACTGTAGGTGAATCAGTAAAAAGAGGTCAGCAGATTGCAAAGGCCGGAAGTACAGGGTTATCAACAGGTCCCCACTGTCATTTCGAAGTGCGAAAAAATGGTGTGCCTGTTAATCCAATGGACTGGTTAAAATAG
- a CDS encoding PDZ domain-containing protein: MVSRGFYIFSVQKNIDAERQMVGKEQTSLKDQVLDSTIYGFLTGILGSIVIVLLGITIDNIGIEYVFPLAILLMLINPRYICFSYAGGIVSIISLITGFPNVNVAGLMAIVGILHLMESILIYIDGSVNSIPVFVKLKDDKVVGGYTMQKFWPIPFVALSTTTAILGGASSVNMPDWWPLLGPSSNLKNIVFIMMPVIAALGYGDIALTEMPQKRAKKSSKRLFAFSLILITFSLLGSKIYIFKWIAAIFGPLAHEALIIIGQKEERNRKPLFESQDNGLMVLSVMKNSPAEHIGLKPGDIILKINDIPIDSEEDIKRLLYNNPTILFIIVREPDGNYVKYEYRNCKGVNWLGVLVVPRYPENMYHIDEMENGGLIKRLVEKFRKKN; the protein is encoded by the coding sequence GTGGTTAGTCGTGGCTTTTATATATTTTCAGTACAAAAAAATATAGATGCAGAAAGACAGATGGTGGGTAAAGAGCAGACTTCTCTTAAAGATCAAGTTTTGGATTCCACCATATACGGGTTTTTGACGGGAATTTTAGGCAGCATTGTCATAGTTTTGTTGGGAATAACAATTGACAATATAGGCATAGAGTATGTCTTTCCTCTTGCAATACTCCTGATGCTTATAAACCCCAGATATATATGTTTCTCTTATGCAGGAGGCATTGTATCAATCATAAGTTTAATAACGGGTTTTCCTAATGTTAATGTAGCTGGCCTTATGGCTATAGTCGGCATACTTCACCTTATGGAAAGCATACTTATATACATTGATGGTTCTGTAAATAGCATCCCGGTTTTTGTAAAGCTAAAAGATGATAAGGTAGTTGGTGGATATACCATGCAAAAGTTCTGGCCAATTCCTTTTGTGGCATTATCTACGACAACAGCTATACTAGGTGGAGCATCATCTGTAAATATGCCTGATTGGTGGCCTCTTTTAGGTCCTTCATCGAACTTAAAAAACATAGTTTTTATTATGATGCCTGTGATAGCAGCACTGGGTTATGGAGATATTGCACTTACAGAGATGCCACAGAAGAGGGCCAAAAAATCTTCAAAGAGGCTTTTTGCGTTTAGCTTAATTCTTATAACATTTTCCTTACTAGGCAGTAAAATTTATATTTTTAAGTGGATTGCTGCAATTTTTGGGCCATTAGCACATGAGGCACTTATAATTATTGGCCAAAAGGAAGAAAGGAACAGAAAGCCGTTGTTTGAATCACAAGACAATGGATTGATGGTTCTATCTGTAATGAAAAATTCTCCTGCTGAGCATATTGGCTTAAAACCCGGCGATATCATATTGAAAATAAACGACATCCCTATAGATAGTGAGGAAGATATAAAAAGGCTGCTTTATAATAACCCCACAATATTGTTTATTATCGTTAGGGAGCCTGATGGCAATTACGTAAAATATGAATACAGAAATTGCAAAGGCGTAAATTGGCTTGGTGTTTTGGTAGTACCACGCTATCCAGAAAATATGTATCATATAGATGAAATGGAAAATGGAGGTTTGATTAAAAGACTAGTTGAGAAATTTAGGAAGAAAAACTAG
- the ftsX gene encoding permease-like cell division protein FtsX, whose protein sequence is MKLNTAFYYIREGLTNVKRNRAMTVASITSVTAALLILGLFLIIILNVDSMANQVESQLELKAFINDSYDMSKVTKVGDEIKEINGVKSITFESKKDALNNFKKQLGEKSYLVNGLENDNPMPQSFIVKVTDANMMKQVSEDIKKIDGVTQVSYGQDVVDKLLGIIKIIRIVGLCVILILFIISVVIISNTIKLGVFARRREINIMKYIGATDWFIRWPFLVEGIVLGLVGSILAIVILGLIYGYAADLVNNKLVIFTLLPVGNVLRQSLMYFLAIGSLIGALGSGISIKRFLNV, encoded by the coding sequence ATGAAGCTTAATACGGCTTTTTACTATATAAGAGAAGGCTTGACAAATGTTAAGAGAAACAGGGCTATGACTGTGGCATCTATTACGTCTGTGACAGCAGCACTGTTAATACTTGGACTGTTTTTGATAATTATACTTAACGTTGATTCAATGGCAAATCAAGTTGAATCACAATTGGAGCTTAAGGCATTTATAAATGATAGCTATGATATGTCAAAAGTGACAAAGGTTGGTGATGAGATAAAAGAAATTAATGGTGTTAAATCTATAACTTTTGAGTCTAAAAAGGATGCATTAAATAATTTCAAAAAGCAGTTAGGGGAAAAAAGCTATTTAGTAAATGGACTGGAAAATGACAATCCAATGCCACAATCGTTTATAGTAAAAGTTACTGATGCAAATATGATGAAACAAGTGTCAGAAGATATAAAAAAGATTGATGGAGTAACACAGGTAAGCTATGGTCAAGACGTTGTTGATAAGCTGCTTGGAATTATAAAGATAATAAGGATAGTTGGCCTTTGCGTGATACTTATTCTCTTTATAATTTCAGTTGTTATCATATCAAACACGATAAAGCTTGGTGTTTTTGCAAGGCGGAGAGAGATTAACATCATGAAGTACATCGGTGCAACAGATTGGTTCATAAGATGGCCGTTTCTCGTAGAAGGAATTGTACTAGGGCTGGTTGGATCAATCTTGGCTATTGTAATTTTAGGTTTAATATACGGCTACGCTGCAGATTTAGTAAATAACAAATTGGTAATTTTTACGCTTTTGCCTGTGGGAAATGTGTTGAGGCAATCGCTTATGTACTTTTTGGCCATAGGGTCTTTAATAGGTGCTCTTGGCAGTGGGATATCAATAAAGAGATTTTTGAATGTTTGA
- a CDS encoding S41 family peptidase, with protein sequence MKRRKLIAGAVLLVFISSMLTFYLTRLIPLAYGGSVIVPREEYDLMQQYSKLFQVKNILTNDYVDKIDQSKLVDGSIKGLASSLGDPYTVYMDKKDYQDFTTQTTGSYAGVGIVVSVDNDGHIVVVSPMKGTPGEKAGIKSGDIIVSVNNVKVSGNNLDQAVSLMKGPQGTKVSLVLMRDNKLINKTLTREIIKLQTVSSTMLPNKIGYIKMTMFDENTSADFTKALNNLKTQGLNGLIIDLRDNPGGILEQCVNVANELLPKGLIVSTKGRNKKDNQVIYAKGPGLQKPIAVLVNGGSASASEILSGAIKDRKVGVLVGTKTFGKGLVQSVIDFGDGTALKYTSARYYTPSGVNIQGKGIEPNYVVELPKNYVVTDTPDLKGDTQLIKAYDIIKSEIK encoded by the coding sequence ATGAAAAGAAGAAAGTTAATAGCCGGTGCGGTTTTATTGGTGTTTATTAGCAGCATGTTGACATTTTATTTGACAAGGCTTATACCGCTTGCTTACGGAGGATCTGTCATTGTACCACGAGAAGAATACGATTTGATGCAACAGTATAGCAAGCTTTTTCAAGTTAAGAACATATTGACAAATGATTATGTCGATAAAATAGATCAATCAAAACTGGTAGATGGCTCTATAAAAGGTCTTGCAAGCTCTCTTGGAGATCCATATACTGTTTACATGGATAAGAAAGATTATCAGGATTTTACGACACAGACAACTGGCTCATACGCAGGTGTCGGCATTGTAGTATCAGTTGATAATGATGGACACATAGTTGTTGTATCTCCAATGAAGGGCACACCTGGTGAAAAAGCAGGAATAAAATCGGGTGATATAATAGTTTCTGTTAACAATGTAAAAGTCAGTGGAAATAACCTTGATCAGGCGGTATCTTTAATGAAGGGACCTCAAGGCACAAAAGTTTCTCTTGTGTTAATGAGGGATAATAAACTTATAAATAAGACATTGACGAGAGAGATAATCAAGTTGCAGACAGTAAGCAGCACAATGCTGCCAAACAAAATAGGCTACATCAAAATGACGATGTTTGATGAAAATACATCTGCTGATTTTACTAAAGCACTGAATAATCTAAAAACTCAGGGTTTGAATGGACTGATAATAGATTTGAGGGATAATCCTGGAGGGATTTTAGAGCAGTGTGTCAATGTGGCTAATGAGCTTTTGCCGAAAGGGCTTATTGTATCGACTAAAGGCAGAAACAAGAAGGATAATCAGGTTATATATGCAAAAGGCCCGGGATTACAAAAGCCAATTGCCGTACTTGTGAATGGTGGAAGTGCCAGTGCATCTGAAATACTCTCTGGTGCCATAAAAGACAGAAAAGTTGGAGTGCTGGTTGGAACCAAGACATTCGGAAAGGGTCTAGTGCAATCAGTTATAGATTTTGGCGATGGTACAGCACTTAAATACACTTCTGCAAGGTATTATACTCCAAGTGGAGTAAATATTCAGGGAAAAGGCATTGAGCCCAATTACGTTGTTGAGCTTCCTAAAAATTATGTTGTGACAGATACACCTGATTTAAAAGGTGATACGCAGCTTATAAAAGCATATGACATAATAAAATCGGAAATCAAATAA
- a CDS encoding 2-phosphosulfolactate phosphatase family protein: MFVETYETYNAVYDKILKGKVVVVIDTLRATSVITTALVNGAKEVIPVADIEDAINMSGHLERDTILLGGERNAVKIEGFDLSNSPLEYSEDVVKGKTIIITTTNGTRALKKASSSDDVVVGCLLNVTSVADYIHRENKDVVIICAGTEGKFSIDDIITAGAILDRLEKLSPYESDDLSKASYFLYKSFQDNILNIMKYGYHLNRIEKLGFHEDVEFCTTIDKFSVVPKYVNGVVRLV, encoded by the coding sequence ATGTTTGTAGAAACTTATGAGACATATAATGCAGTTTATGACAAAATTCTGAAAGGAAAAGTAGTAGTTGTAATAGATACATTGAGAGCTACTAGTGTTATTACTACGGCTCTTGTTAATGGTGCAAAAGAAGTAATTCCTGTTGCAGATATTGAAGATGCAATAAATATGTCTGGCCATTTAGAAAGAGATACAATTTTACTAGGTGGTGAAAGAAATGCTGTTAAGATTGAAGGATTTGACCTTTCAAATTCGCCTCTGGAGTATTCAGAAGATGTTGTGAAGGGCAAAACTATTATAATCACAACCACAAATGGTACAAGGGCATTAAAGAAAGCCTCATCATCAGATGATGTAGTTGTTGGATGTCTCTTAAATGTGACGTCTGTAGCAGATTATATTCACAGAGAAAATAAGGATGTAGTAATTATTTGCGCCGGAACAGAAGGAAAATTTTCTATCGATGATATTATTACAGCCGGTGCTATATTGGATAGGCTTGAGAAACTTTCTCCGTATGAAAGTGATGATTTGTCTAAAGCGTCGTATTTTTTATATAAATCATTTCAGGACAATATTTTAAACATAATGAAGTATGGGTATCATTTAAACAGAATTGAAAAGTTAGGTTTTCATGAAGATGTGGAGTTCTGTACGACTATAGATAAATTTTCAGTAGTTCCTAAATACGTAAACGGTGTAGTAAGATTGGTATAA
- a CDS encoding class II glutamine amidotransferase, with protein MLKEGNIRIPSGCAISGIIDKSGAVFSGQIIADSIATMHDRSNGLGGGFAAYGIYPDFKEHYAFHMFYDDTKAKQDTEDLLKANFVIAYEEKIPTRKTQSIKNAPIIYRYFVLPKLEVLNASEMNDEDFIVKFIFNVNKNIDGAYIFSSGKNMGVFKAVGYPEDVAEFYKLETYNGYMWTAHGRFPTNTPGWWGGAHPFNLLNISVVHNGELSSYDTNRKYLEEFGYSCTLQTDTEVAAYIFDLLLRKHNLPVPLAAKVIASPLWNQVERLSPKERELYYNLKIIYSKALLNGPFSLIATYDNGFIAINDRIKLRPLTAASQGDMIYVASEESAIRKVCKNPDKVWIPKGGEPVVAEIEQQNISEIYDKKEVTA; from the coding sequence ATGTTGAAAGAAGGAAATATCAGGATACCTTCTGGTTGCGCTATTAGCGGCATAATAGACAAATCGGGAGCAGTTTTTTCTGGTCAAATAATTGCTGATTCCATTGCAACGATGCATGATAGATCAAACGGTCTTGGTGGAGGCTTTGCTGCCTACGGCATTTATCCAGATTTTAAAGAGCATTATGCGTTTCATATGTTCTATGACGACACAAAAGCAAAGCAGGATACCGAAGACTTGCTAAAAGCAAATTTTGTTATAGCCTATGAAGAAAAAATACCAACGCGAAAAACGCAAAGCATTAAAAATGCTCCTATAATCTACAGATATTTCGTACTGCCAAAACTAGAAGTATTGAATGCTAGCGAAATGAATGACGAAGATTTTATAGTAAAATTTATCTTCAATGTAAATAAAAACATCGATGGAGCTTATATCTTCTCCAGTGGTAAAAATATGGGTGTCTTTAAAGCTGTCGGATATCCAGAAGATGTAGCAGAATTTTATAAGCTAGAAACGTACAATGGATATATGTGGACAGCACACGGTAGATTTCCCACAAATACTCCTGGCTGGTGGGGTGGAGCACATCCTTTCAATCTTTTGAATATTTCGGTTGTACACAATGGCGAGCTTTCATCGTATGATACGAACCGCAAGTATTTAGAAGAGTTTGGATATTCATGTACACTGCAGACCGATACAGAAGTTGCTGCATATATTTTCGATCTGCTTTTAAGAAAACATAATCTTCCAGTTCCATTAGCTGCAAAAGTAATAGCATCTCCTCTTTGGAATCAAGTAGAGCGCCTATCTCCAAAGGAAAGAGAATTGTACTACAACCTTAAAATAATCTACAGCAAAGCTTTACTAAACGGTCCATTCTCTTTAATCGCCACTTACGATAATGGTTTTATCGCTATTAATGACAGAATAAAACTGAGACCATTAACTGCTGCAAGCCAAGGAGACATGATATATGTTGCAAGTGAAGAATCCGCAATAAGAAAAGTTTGTAAAAATCCTGACAAGGTTTGGATACCCAAAGGTGGAGAGCCTGTCGTAGCCGAAATTGAGCAGCAAAACATCTCAGAAATTTATGATAAAAAGGAGGTTACCGCATGA
- the uvrB gene encoding excinuclease ABC subunit UvrB, producing MSEFKLVSDYRPTGDQPEAIKKLTEGVNMGLKCQTLLGVTGSGKTYTMANIIKNVNKPTLVIAHNKTLAAQLCSEFKEFFPENAVEYFVSYYDYYQPEAYVPQTDTYIEKDASINEEIDKLRHSATAALFERRDVIIVASVSCIYGLGDPEDYEDLMLSLRPGMVKDRDEILKKLVDIHYERNDINFVRGKFRVRGDVIEVFPASSSEKAIRIELFGDEIDRITEIDVLTGEIVGERNHVAIFPASHYATSKEKLKRAIESIEKELEERYKELKDQGKILEAERLKQRTNYDIEMLQEVGYCSGIENYSRHISGRPAGSPPYTLLDYFPDDFLMFIDESHVTIPQIRGMYNGDRARKESLVDFGFRLPSAFDNRPLKFEEFEERINQLICVSATPGPYELEHSERVVEQIIRPTGLVDPEVKVKPVKGQVDDLLSEIKMTVEKGYRVLVTTLTKKMAEDLTDYFNDMGVKVKYLHSDIETIERMEIIRDLRLGKFDVLIGINLLREGLDIPEVALVAILDADKEGFLRSETSLIQTIGRAARNAEGRVIMYADTVTESMKNAINETNRRRAIQMDYNKKHGITPKTIVKGIRDVIEATKVAEDKVPYSIKEAEVVDRVSIEKMISELEKEMRKAAKELEFEKAAKLRDRIFELQKMIKNAI from the coding sequence ATGAGTGAATTCAAACTTGTCTCTGACTACAGGCCAACGGGTGATCAACCAGAAGCAATAAAAAAATTGACGGAAGGCGTCAATATGGGGCTTAAGTGCCAGACATTACTTGGTGTTACTGGATCTGGAAAAACATACACAATGGCAAATATTATTAAAAATGTTAATAAACCTACACTTGTCATAGCCCATAATAAGACTTTAGCGGCGCAGCTTTGCTCAGAATTTAAAGAATTCTTTCCGGAAAATGCCGTTGAATACTTTGTAAGTTACTATGACTATTACCAGCCTGAAGCGTATGTTCCACAGACTGATACGTATATAGAGAAAGATGCATCTATCAATGAGGAAATTGATAAACTAAGGCACTCCGCAACGGCGGCTCTTTTTGAAAGGAGAGACGTCATAATTGTTGCCAGTGTTTCGTGCATATACGGCCTTGGCGATCCAGAAGATTATGAAGACTTGATGCTTTCATTGAGACCAGGCATGGTAAAAGACAGAGACGAAATCTTAAAAAAATTGGTTGATATACATTACGAGAGAAATGACATCAATTTTGTCAGAGGTAAGTTTAGAGTCAGAGGAGATGTCATTGAAGTTTTTCCTGCATCATCATCAGAAAAAGCTATTAGGATAGAGCTTTTTGGAGATGAGATAGATAGGATTACCGAAATAGATGTATTGACTGGAGAAATAGTTGGAGAGAGGAATCATGTGGCTATTTTTCCAGCATCTCATTATGCAACGTCAAAAGAGAAATTAAAAAGGGCAATAGAAAGCATAGAAAAAGAATTGGAAGAAAGGTATAAAGAACTAAAAGATCAGGGTAAAATTTTGGAAGCAGAGAGACTTAAACAGAGGACGAATTATGACATAGAAATGCTTCAAGAAGTAGGCTATTGTTCTGGAATTGAGAATTATTCAAGGCACATTTCAGGAAGGCCTGCTGGAAGCCCCCCATATACGTTACTAGATTATTTTCCTGATGATTTTTTGATGTTTATTGATGAATCACATGTCACAATACCTCAGATTAGAGGGATGTACAATGGGGATAGAGCGAGAAAGGAATCTCTTGTGGATTTTGGATTTAGGTTGCCGTCAGCATTTGACAACAGGCCTTTAAAATTTGAAGAATTTGAAGAGAGGATAAATCAGCTTATATGTGTATCTGCAACACCTGGACCTTATGAGCTGGAGCATTCTGAAAGGGTTGTTGAGCAAATCATACGTCCTACAGGATTAGTAGATCCTGAAGTTAAAGTTAAGCCTGTTAAAGGACAGGTAGATGATCTTTTAAGTGAGATTAAAATGACAGTAGAGAAAGGTTATCGCGTATTAGTGACGACGTTGACTAAGAAAATGGCGGAAGACTTGACAGACTATTTCAATGACATGGGTGTGAAAGTGAAGTATCTCCATTCAGATATTGAGACAATTGAGAGGATGGAAATAATAAGGGATTTGAGGCTAGGAAAATTTGATGTCCTAATTGGAATAAATCTGCTGAGGGAAGGTCTTGATATACCAGAAGTAGCATTGGTTGCCATTCTTGATGCTGATAAAGAGGGCTTTTTGCGTTCTGAAACTTCGCTTATACAAACTATAGGTCGAGCTGCTAGAAACGCAGAAGGAAGAGTTATCATGTACGCTGATACAGTGACAGAATCTATGAAAAACGCAATAAACGAAACCAATAGAAGAAGAGCCATACAGATGGATTACAATAAAAAGCACGGTATCACCCCAAAGACAATTGTAAAAGGGATAAGAGATGTAATAGAAGCAACAAAGGTAGCTGAGGATAAAGTTCCATATAGTATAAAGGAGGCAGAAGTAGTAGACAGGGTATCTATTGAAAAAATGATAAGTGAACTTGAAAAAGAAATGAGAAAAGCTGCCAAGGAACTGGAATTTGAAAAAGCTGCTAAACTCAGGGACAGAATATTTGAACTTCAAAAGATGATTAAAAATGCTATATAA
- the ftsE gene encoding cell division ATP-binding protein FtsE, with the protein MIKFVGVSKKYKNEIIAVSNINFTIDNGEFVFLVGPSGAGKSTILKLLLREEIPTTGSIFVDKKDITKLKRRDVPYLRRNIGVVFQDFKLLPNKTVYENIAFALQIVEAEPKYIRRRVPMVLSLVGLSDRANSYPQQLSGGEQQRVSIARAIVNEPSILVADEPTGNLDPDTSWEIVKLLSEINKRGTTVIMSTHAKDIVDSMKKRVIALEKGNIVRDEMRGAYGYEA; encoded by the coding sequence ATGATAAAATTTGTTGGGGTTTCAAAGAAGTATAAAAATGAAATTATTGCCGTTTCAAATATTAATTTTACAATTGACAATGGTGAATTTGTGTTTTTAGTAGGTCCCAGTGGTGCTGGTAAATCAACAATTTTAAAACTATTGCTAAGGGAAGAGATTCCTACGACAGGAAGCATATTTGTAGACAAGAAAGATATAACCAAATTAAAAAGAAGAGACGTGCCTTATTTAAGAAGAAATATCGGAGTAGTATTTCAAGATTTTAAACTTTTGCCGAATAAAACAGTATATGAAAATATTGCTTTTGCTTTACAGATAGTGGAAGCTGAGCCAAAGTATATAAGAAGGAGGGTTCCGATGGTTTTGTCTCTTGTTGGGTTAAGTGATAGGGCAAATTCATACCCACAGCAATTGTCTGGTGGTGAACAGCAAAGGGTATCAATTGCAAGAGCCATTGTAAACGAGCCTTCTATTCTTGTAGCGGATGAACCTACAGGCAACCTCGATCCTGATACGTCGTGGGAGATCGTAAAGCTATTATCTGAAATCAACAAAAGAGGAACTACTGTAATTATGTCTACACATGCTAAGGATATTGTAGATTCAATGAAAAAAAGGGTTATTGCTCTTGAAAAAGGGAACATTGTGCGAGATGAGATGAGAGGTGCTTACGGATATGAAGCTTAA
- a CDS encoding PucR family transcriptional regulator — protein sequence MNIYDNIRKVVKDYQKYVTEPIFLIDKDGKLIYSGDESLSKKEGIFAVNREFIERRDVYEWQGMTFYNIFVSGWRFLTVGIRGTGDKAKNMVMLLSMSFEHLSNQVSKEDFLLKLLIGDLDRDEIEYYIEKYKFEEKDLYRVIIIESHDAIDDAFKIVGHIFEKNSYQTVILSSNKFAVLLLESVSADIDKATKTLKDTIESEVYIKIDIGVSNKAYNFTDISKGYREASIALKLGKKIDNNERGIYFYRSYALEELLLELPEDVIKRFLEALTDGELDYFNDDELVSTLNSFFRNSLNLSETSRDLYIHRNTLVYRLDKIHKLTGFDPKQFNDAVMLKVIMTFVKLLT from the coding sequence ATGAATATTTACGATAATATAAGGAAAGTTGTTAAGGATTATCAGAAATATGTAACTGAGCCTATTTTTCTTATTGATAAAGATGGTAAATTAATTTATTCAGGTGATGAAAGTTTATCAAAAAAAGAAGGAATTTTTGCTGTAAATAGAGAATTCATAGAGAGAAGAGATGTATACGAATGGCAAGGTATGACATTTTACAACATATTTGTAAGTGGGTGGCGTTTTTTGACTGTTGGGATAAGAGGCACTGGCGATAAGGCAAAAAATATGGTTATGCTTTTATCAATGAGCTTTGAGCATTTAAGCAATCAGGTATCAAAAGAGGATTTCTTATTAAAATTGCTTATTGGTGATTTGGATAGGGATGAGATTGAGTATTACATAGAAAAGTATAAATTTGAAGAAAAAGATTTATACAGGGTTATTATAATAGAGTCCCACGATGCGATTGACGATGCTTTTAAAATTGTCGGCCACATATTTGAAAAAAACAGTTATCAAACGGTAATTCTAAGCAGCAATAAGTTTGCAGTATTGCTTTTAGAGTCCGTGTCTGCTGACATAGATAAAGCCACAAAGACTTTAAAAGATACTATAGAATCCGAAGTATATATAAAGATAGATATTGGTGTTTCTAATAAAGCGTACAATTTTACAGATATCAGCAAAGGATATAGAGAAGCAAGTATTGCTTTAAAATTGGGTAAAAAGATCGACAACAATGAAAGAGGTATTTATTTTTACAGAAGTTATGCATTAGAAGAATTGCTGTTAGAGCTTCCAGAAGACGTGATAAAGAGATTTTTGGAGGCTTTGACAGATGGTGAATTAGATTATTTTAATGATGATGAGCTTGTTTCTACATTAAATTCATTTTTTAGGAATAGCCTCAATCTAAGCGAGACATCCAGAGATTTGTACATTCATAGAAATACTCTTGTTTACCGATTAGATAAGATACATAAGCTGACAGGTTTTGATCCGAAACAGTTTAACGATGCAGTGATGTTGAAAGTAATAATGACATTTGTGAAACTATTGACGTAG